The Bacteroidota bacterium genome includes a window with the following:
- a CDS encoding SDR family oxidoreductase, which produces MRIGVTGATGHLGHIAVEKLKGKVSAESIVALVRTPQKAADLGVEAREFDYNKPEILANALRGIDYLLLISGNEVGQRARQHANVIAAAKKAGVKWIVYTSLLHADRSSLSLAGEHLMTEAAIKESGIPYTLLRNSWYTENYTASVPGAVAGGAFLGSAGAGKISSAVRADYAEAAVNVITGEGHQGKVYELAGDEAYTLTDLAAEISRQTGKNIPYMDLSESEYAGKLKSFGLPEALAEAFAGWDTGASKGDLFDDGQQLSKLIGRPTIPLAQAVKDALAGMK; this is translated from the coding sequence ATGAGAATTGGAGTAACGGGAGCGACTGGCCATTTAGGCCACATAGCAGTTGAAAAACTAAAAGGGAAAGTTTCTGCAGAAAGTATCGTAGCATTGGTGCGGACGCCCCAGAAAGCAGCAGATTTGGGCGTGGAAGCCCGTGAATTTGATTACAATAAGCCGGAGATTCTTGCCAATGCCCTTAGAGGTATCGATTATTTATTGCTTATCTCAGGCAATGAGGTTGGACAGCGTGCCAGGCAACATGCCAATGTGATTGCAGCAGCTAAAAAGGCTGGTGTCAAATGGATCGTGTATACAAGCCTTTTGCACGCAGACAGGTCATCACTTAGCCTTGCAGGCGAACACCTTATGACTGAAGCAGCCATAAAAGAGTCGGGTATTCCATATACCCTGTTGCGTAACAGCTGGTATACCGAAAATTATACGGCTTCAGTGCCGGGCGCAGTTGCAGGTGGAGCTTTTTTAGGCAGTGCCGGTGCTGGGAAAATTTCTTCTGCCGTAAGGGCCGATTATGCTGAAGCAGCGGTTAACGTTATAACCGGCGAAGGCCACCAGGGGAAAGTTTATGAGCTTGCAGGCGATGAAGCCTATACATTAACAGATTTGGCTGCCGAAATTTCACGCCAGACCGGGAAAAACATCCCTTATATGGATCTGAGCGAATCCGAATATGCCGGCAAATTGAAAAGTTTCGGTTTGCCTGAAGCTTTGGCTGAAGCCTTTGCGGGTTGGGATACCGGTGCTTCAAAAGGCGATTTGTTTGACGACGGACAACAGCTTTCAAAACTTATCGGAAGGCCTACAATTCCTCTTGCCCAGGCTGTAAAAGATGCTTTGGCAGGCATGAAGTAA
- a CDS encoding helix-turn-helix domain-containing protein yields MDEKILKKFSNPEQCPVRNVIDRIGDKWSVLVLMVLEDGEVLRFNELCGYIKTISQKMLTVTLKTLEADGLVKRTVYPQIPPKVEYELTPRGQSLMPHLHDLVAWASNNMTDIKKSREIYAAHAESLK; encoded by the coding sequence ATGGACGAAAAAATTTTAAAAAAATTTAGCAATCCCGAACAATGCCCGGTAAGGAATGTAATCGACCGGATAGGCGATAAATGGTCCGTACTGGTACTTATGGTACTGGAAGACGGAGAAGTACTAAGATTTAATGAACTATGCGGATATATTAAGACCATCTCACAAAAAATGCTGACGGTTACCCTTAAAACCCTGGAAGCCGACGGGCTGGTCAAACGTACCGTCTATCCGCAAATCCCCCCCAAGGTAGAATACGAATTAACCCCACGTGGACAATCCTTAATGCCGCATCTGCATGATCTGGTGGCCTGGGCATCAAATAATATGACGGACATCAAGAAATCAAGGGAAATCTATGCAGCCCATGCTGAGAGTCTAAAATAA